Genomic segment of Meles meles chromosome 17, mMelMel3.1 paternal haplotype, whole genome shotgun sequence:
CTCTTCTACTAACACTGTTTGCCACGTGatcatctcccctctggtaacaagGGTGCCGTGTTCTTAACATAAAACCTACTTCTCAGAGAGATGGACTACTTGCCTCTGGTAGGCAACAcagtgaaacaatttttttttttaaatccaaaggCCAATGTCGCCATTTTGTCACCTCACCAACCTGTATCTTATGTCATTTCATTGGTTTCTGTTATTTTAATAGATCCTTTGAAGAACATGACCAAGCAGTCAGTGTCATGAAGACCTTGGATTTTTAAGGAAATGATGGGAGAACGGGCCTGGGAAAGGGTGGGATGGAGGCGCATGGGAAGCCAGAGGATGGGGAGGACGTGCTCAGTGCACGGGGAGTGAGTTCGGACAACACCACGGAGCGGGCGGCAGTCTCCCAGCCTGCGGTGTGGCCGTCAGTCCCCCTGGGTCAGGCTGACTCCTGCAGGGCAGGCACACTCGAGGGTACCTAGATCCCAAGCGGCAGCTGAGAGGACTTGGCTTTGAAACTGCTTCAGCTCCGGGTTCAGTGTGTCCTCCTTGTTTTTGTATCAGTTGCAAAGAAAACGAAAACAGAAGAAACTCCTAAGAAAAAGAGGCAGCAGGGAGGAGCGGGCCCCACTCCAGCTGCCACCGCCACGAGTAGCGCTCGGATGTGCGACACACAGGAGGGGACCGCCACGTTTCAGGTAAGCCGGAGGAGGACCACGGGCTTCCGGGCCCGGCCAGGAGCTCTGCCACAGGACTCGGTCAGCTTCCTAACAGCGCCCATTTGCCCAGTGGAGGCGTTATGGGTCACGTGCTTCGTGCCTCGTGCCGGCAAAGGGAGGCACATAAATGTGATGGCGTCACCTCGTTTATGCGGATTTTCTGGAGTCTGGAGCTCCTCCGGTCCCGACTCGGGCAGCCCCAGGAGCGACCTGTGTGCATCCTCCCGGGTTGTCAGCTCTGCCCGCCCTCACCCACTGCCGGTCTCTCAGGGGACAGCCGGGGACACCTGGCGTTTCTCAGGACACCACGCTCCCTGTAAGAAGAATCTGCAGCAAAGTAATGAAACTGTGTTGTGCTTCTTTTAATACTGAAAACCGCTAACAGGAGCATTAAACtcctttcagaaaagaaaaacggCCACCAAAGGGACGGCCGCGACCAAAAAGAATAAGGTGGCCCCGCCGCAGAGTGGGCCGGTCGGCGGTCTGGGAGGCAGCACGTTCGCAGCCGTCGGCTCAGCGTCAGCTCTGCACACTGGGCCGGTCGGCCATCTGGGAGGCAGCACGTTCGCAGCCGGCCGCTCTCTTCCACAGCCCCAGGCCTCAGCGTCAGCTCCGTTCTTCCCCGGCCCTCCCCAGGTACCGCTTCCCGCTTATCCTTGCCGAGTCTTTCCGCACccaggagccgccgccgccgtcaGTCACAGGCATCCCAGCTCGCTTGGGCAAAGGGGCTCCCCTTGTTATGGGTAGATTGGTCACATGAGGAGAAGCCACAGCCACGGTCACCGTGTGGCCTACCCCGGGCCAGACCAGTCTAAGTACTTTGGGGCCGTGGGATGAATGGTTCAGCTCCACGTTCCATGAACCCAAGACCCATCTTTGTCCGCCATACGCAGGGCCCAGACAAGGTGGTTTCCTCTTCATGGCATGATTCGCCGGCTCCTCATGCAGGCCAGGCCACAGGGAGCAAGGGGACTAGAGGTGAACACAGCTGCCCTCCTGCTGCCACCGAGCACTGCTGTGGACTCACGGTTCCAGCCACCTCTCCCCCCAGAGCCAAGGAGAATGGGGAATTGGGAGCCCCTAACAGCCCCTTTTCTCGAGCGGGGATGACATCAGCTGGACCCTCAGCAGGGCCCCAGATGCACCGAGAGCGCTGAGCCTCTGTGGCTTGTGTGGCCGCCGGTCCCCACGTCCAGGGCCGTCCCCGCTGTTTGCTCTTCACGCTTTGTTTTCTTTAGTCGTTCGTTGAACACTAAACGGGTGGGGGACATACTTGAATAAAATACTTGAATCTTCCTTCTGGGCGAGGCTCTGGTCATCCCCGATTCCACGAGGATCAGGCTTTCATTCAGAAAGATTCTGTTAAAATGCGGGTGTTCGGGCTCCGGCGCCGCTGTCTGCTGCCTTGTCTGTCTGCTAGAGAAGCCACCGGTACGTCAGCTTTTCCTTTCTGTCAGGCAGTTTCCTTCTAGCTCGGCTCCAGCTCCAAATGCCTGTGAGGGTCGCTGCGGTCCCCCTGCTCCCATGGAGGCTTCGCATGTGAGAAAGTGACCTGCTTGGAATTCCCTGCCCAGACTTGTAAGTCTGTTTCCCTGTTTCTGTCCAACACAGAACCAGATGGTGAAGGGCCCTCATCAAGCTGCTCCTAGAGGACGTGTCCTTCAGCAGGGCCCCTTGACGGTCCTGGTACTGAAGGCAACGGAACCATTCGAATACGAGTCCCCAGAAGAGGGCAAAACCAGAATGTTTCATGCGACGGTGGCCACTCCCACTCAGTTTTTCCATGTGAAGGTTTTGAACAGCAACCTGAAGGAGAAATTCACAAAAGAGAATATCATTACCATATTAGATTACTACGAGTGCAAAGGAATCCTGGAGATAAACAAAACCTCCTCCGTGTTCGAAGCAGACCCTTTCCAGTTGATCGTGGTCCCAAACAGCATCATCAAAAGAGCAAACGAAACCCCCAAGATCGAT
This window contains:
- the LOC123927665 gene encoding myeloid cell nuclear differentiation antigen-like, which produces MGSDYKRIILLKGLEVINEYQFSIVKSLLARDLGLTANMQEEYNKVRIADLMEKKFPGPACVDKLIDLFKDMPPLKDIVKQLRNEKMKVAKKTKTEETPKKKRQQGGAGPTPAATATSSARMCDTQEGTATFQKRKTATKGTAATKKNKVAPPQSGPVGGLGGSTFAAVGSASALHTGPVGHLGGSTFAAGRSLPQPQASASAPFFPGPPQNQMVKGPHQAAPRGRVLQQGPLTVLVLKATEPFEYESPEEGKTRMFHATVATPTQFFHVKVLNSNLKEKFTKENIITILDYYECKGILEINKTSSVFEADPFQLIVVPNSIIKRANETPKIDNLYKQASGTFVYGLFLLYEKKVNRKTTVYEIQDSTGTMEVVGNERWHNIKCEKGDKLRLFCFQLKTIDQKLKLTCGTHSFIQVVKARKSKKEPVNFDVKVEFDMMNSPLDQFMDFNSGLVKTEDFY